The sequence below is a genomic window from Polaribacter vadi.
AATCCATTTGAGAACCTGGCTGAAACGCATTAAAATATAAGTGATAAAAAACTCTGTCTAAATCATCAGGAGAATTATTTGTATACACTAATTTTTGCGCTCCTTTATATTGATAGTTGTTTACGTCCATATCAATATCCATAGTATAATCTACTTGCTGTTGCCAATAACCAGGATTATTTTCAGCAGCTTTATTCTGAGCATAAGTAACTTCCTTTGTTTGCGCGCAAGAAATTAAAATTGCTGTAGATAATATTATAAAAAGTATTTTTCTCATTTTGATTGTTTAAGTTCGATATAAAAATATAAAATTAACTGGTAAACAGAAATATTATTTTCCGTTAACAATTCTGTCTGCCATTTGCAAAGCATTATTTGCATTTACAACTCTACCAGTTACAGATAAATCTGAAAAAGGAACCATTTCTCCTTTAGGATTTTCTTGAGATTGTGAACCTGGTTTTACAACTTGTAAATCTATTTTTGTTCCAGAATTCATAATAATCATCTTCACTTGATTTGCAGATAATTCTGGATAGTAAGAACGTATTAAAGCTGCAACTCCAGAAGTTGAAGGTGCTGCCATAGATGTTCCACTAAATTTTGCATACCCATTTTCTGGAGTCGTAGAATGTATTTGAACTCCAGGAGCAAAAATATCAACATTTATTTTTCCATAATTAGAAAATGATGCTGGTAAATTTTCATCATAACTAGCACTCATTGCTCCTATTGATAATAAATTATTTGAAAACTCCATTTTTAAATCTTCAGAATCATTTGGATAAGTTCTTTCAATATCAATATTTTTACCATCATTTCCTGCTGCATTTACAATTAAAACATCCTTTTCTGCTGCGTATTTAATAGCATCATAAACCCATTCTTTATTTGGCGAAAATGGTTTACCAAAACTAGTATTAATCACTTTTGCTCCATTATCTACTGCATATCTAATTCCTAAAGCAACATCTTTATCATATTCATCTCCACCAGAAACTGAACGAACTGCCATAATTTTTACATTATTTGCAACTCCATTCATTCCTATTCCATTATTTCTTGTAGCTCCAATAATTCCTGAAACGTGAGATCCATGAGCTTCATCAATTTCAGAATGCCCAGGATTTCCATCTCCATAACCAGGTTTGTCATTAATATCATAAGGATTATCACCAACAACTGTTCTGTAATCCGTTTTTAAATTATCGCCACTTATTAATTTTTTATTGGCTGCTAATTGATCAATAAAATAATTTACACCACCTTCTATTTCTGTTTTTGCTGCTGCCATAGATGGTAAACCAAAAGCATACATTTGTTTTGCAAAAGCAACTTGATTTGATAAATTTTCATCAGTTGTAGAAATTGCTAAAACTTCTTCTTTTGTATAATCTTCTTTTCCGAAATGTTTTACAAAAGCTTCATTTGCAGTTTTTACACCTTGTAATAATTGCTCATATCTTGTTTTGTTTTGCAACAACGTTTCATTTGCTTTTTTTGCAGCATCCAATTTTTCTTGGTAATAAGCTTTTACTTCAGCTAATGTTTCTGAATCAGCTACTGATGGATTCATTAAAATACGCTCATATTCTAAATGCTCTTTGTAAGATTTTCCTAAAAAATTCCATCCATTAATATCATCTATATAGCCATTTTTATCGTCATCAATTCCATTACCAGCAGTTTCTTTTGTGTTTACCCAAGCAACGTCTACTAAATCTTCGTGTTTTAAATCTGTTCCAGAATCTACAACTCCAACAACTACAGTTACACTCGTTTTTCCCTTTAAAAATTTGTATGCTTTATCTACACTCATTCCTGGAATGGTGTCTGTTGCTAAATCTAAATGTTGCCAATTATC
It includes:
- a CDS encoding S8 family serine peptidase, with product MRILKPVLYTAFAGLFLASCKTIPNLPVPNGSNNAINIPAKKVALTDVEKDNWQHLDLATDTIPGMSVDKAYKFLKGKTSVTVVVGVVDSGTDLKHEDLVDVAWVNTKETAGNGIDDDKNGYIDDINGWNFLGKSYKEHLEYERILMNPSVADSETLAEVKAYYQEKLDAAKKANETLLQNKTRYEQLLQGVKTANEAFVKHFGKEDYTKEEVLAISTTDENLSNQVAFAKQMYAFGLPSMAAAKTEIEGGVNYFIDQLAANKKLISGDNLKTDYRTVVGDNPYDINDKPGYGDGNPGHSEIDEAHGSHVSGIIGATRNNGIGMNGVANNVKIMAVRSVSGGDEYDKDVALGIRYAVDNGAKVINTSFGKPFSPNKEWVYDAIKYAAEKDVLIVNAAGNDGKNIDIERTYPNDSEDLKMEFSNNLLSIGAMSASYDENLPASFSNYGKINVDIFAPGVQIHSTTPENGYAKFSGTSMAAPSTSGVAALIRSYYPELSANQVKMIIMNSGTKIDLQVVKPGSQSQENPKGEMVPFSDLSVTGRVVNANNALQMADRIVNGK